One genomic region from Azospirillum thermophilum encodes:
- a CDS encoding DNA adenine methylase, whose protein sequence is MEVTTRAVRPVSPVAGYIGGKRNLARRLVPLLSSIPHRCYAEPFVGMGGIFLRRDQAPPAEVINDWSTDVATLFRILQRHYEAFMGELKYKLTSRAEFHRLMDSDPDTLTDLERAARFLYLQRTSYGGKVAGRTFGVDPGGGARFDVTKLGAVLEAVHERLAGVVIERLPYAEFIRRYDRPDTLFYLDPPYWGCEADYGRGLFDRADFATLADLLAALQGRFVLSINDRPEVRELFSGFAMAAVPTTYTVGGGAGKTVGELVITNHPACLELLAAG, encoded by the coding sequence ATGGAGGTCACTACCCGGGCCGTCCGCCCGGTCTCGCCTGTCGCCGGCTACATCGGCGGCAAGCGCAATCTCGCGCGCCGGCTCGTGCCGCTGCTGTCATCGATCCCCCACCGCTGCTATGCGGAGCCGTTCGTCGGCATGGGCGGCATCTTCCTGCGGCGCGACCAGGCGCCGCCGGCCGAGGTGATCAACGACTGGTCGACCGACGTCGCGACGCTGTTCCGCATCCTTCAGCGGCACTACGAAGCCTTCATGGGCGAGCTGAAGTACAAGCTGACCAGCCGGGCCGAGTTTCACCGGCTGATGGACAGCGACCCGGACACGCTGACCGACCTGGAGCGGGCCGCCCGGTTCCTCTACCTGCAGCGCACCAGCTACGGCGGCAAGGTCGCCGGCCGCACCTTCGGCGTCGATCCGGGAGGTGGGGCCCGCTTCGACGTCACCAAGCTGGGTGCCGTCCTCGAGGCGGTGCATGAGCGGCTCGCCGGCGTCGTGATCGAACGGCTGCCCTACGCGGAGTTCATCAGGCGCTACGATCGGCCGGACACGCTGTTCTACCTCGATCCGCCATACTGGGGCTGCGAGGCCGACTACGGCCGCGGGTTGTTCGATCGCGCTGACTTTGCAACGCTGGCTGATCTGCTCGCTGCACTGCAGGGGCGCTTCGTTCTGAGCATCAACGACAGGCCCGAAGTGAGGGAGCTGTTCTCGGGCTTCGCCATGGCGGCCGTGCCGACGACCTATACGGTCGGCGGTGGTGCCGGCAAGACGGTCGGCGAGCTCGTCATCACCAACCACCCGGCCTGTCTGGAGCTGCTGGCCGCCGGCTGA
- a CDS encoding helix-turn-helix domain-containing protein, with protein MTSTVLPPHHPLEIGRRLHATRLGLNLKSTEIAEAIGITTQAWSQYEAGSRRASLDVGLALSNRFRIPLDWIYRGELASVPYSLAQEIMRHMAGDQA; from the coding sequence ATGACCAGCACTGTGCTACCGCCGCATCACCCGCTGGAGATCGGCCGGCGGCTTCACGCGACCCGGCTTGGGCTGAACCTGAAGTCGACGGAAATCGCGGAGGCGATCGGCATCACAACTCAGGCCTGGTCGCAGTATGAGGCGGGCTCGCGACGCGCCTCGCTGGACGTCGGCTTGGCGCTTTCCAATCGGTTTCGGATTCCGCTGGACTGGATTTACCGGGGGGAGCTGGCGTCGGTGCCGTACAGCTTGGCGCAAGAGATCATGCGCCATATGGCCGGCGATCAGGCTTGA
- a CDS encoding BrnA antitoxin family protein — MNNERIIRRSLATPRTQPADWSKFDAQTDADIEVAVKSDPDAAPLADDTWFKTARVVEPVNKQAVSIRLDRDVLEWFRGNSDRYQTKINNVLRAYMEHEKAKRA; from the coding sequence GTGAACAACGAGCGTATCATTCGGCGCTCCTTGGCCACGCCCCGGACTCAGCCAGCTGACTGGTCGAAGTTCGACGCCCAGACGGATGCCGACATCGAGGTCGCCGTGAAAAGCGACCCCGATGCCGCTCCTCTAGCCGACGACACGTGGTTTAAAACTGCGCGCGTTGTCGAACCTGTTAATAAACAGGCGGTTAGCATTCGACTGGATCGGGACGTGTTGGAGTGGTTTCGCGGCAACAGCGACCGCTACCAGACCAAGATTAACAACGTGCTCCGGGCATACATGGAGCACGAAAAGGCCAAGCGCGCCTAA
- a CDS encoding ParB/RepB/Spo0J family partition protein, which translates to MPDTTLLISPLAASLFERMRAAGMGIPDLAKAAGIPKASLERLFVGMATDLPAAELGAVAAFFGVEPEALTQAVQTGTGLPAKSFRGERVLLPLRVLRRSSRNPRKHFDPETLRQLADSIRSFGILQNLVVRHDPQPGQPEFVIVAGERRFRAASLLAEAGDLDPDQPIIPVAVVDADDARHTAMAILENLQREAVHPLDEAQGFADLIALDPDRWRPSTIAQEIGCSARHVQLRVGMLQKLCDQAQRAMRAGLLTVSQAYVLGTASHARQAEVLRHIDRYQTLQQLRDAVTDGLVPVTRAKFDLDGFAGRIITLDNGARYFADREEFLAAQRAAGKSLADAMAEAWAWAEFLEDGWFPANRFEPERSDEAGAGVLVLMHPITGVITIHDELLPRQEQARPAPAPAPAPEPETWTPSVAPQDQTTATQAPDATQRRRDEEQVAQLRQSLADRIAKDSRTALALLLADALRSEEDAGVLERGPSDDPGLPASLCRSGGPLATLGGDVMPIGRGRVAARDEEATGLILSRLMSMPMLQLLEAFAAWVADHLATPAGDLSPALRELARGYGIATPGQPQQSADQDAQDLVDRARQPDPAPDADLPLLITYSGGNQIDGRLMERFAVAVAPFIDGQRSVKVTLPDSKIGLQLSRCGDDESRYEISSYIDQSGCHWSHSCMSKTRVVAFLREWLRKEEAERRLTIH; encoded by the coding sequence ATGCCTGACACCACGTTGCTGATCAGCCCGTTGGCTGCCAGCCTGTTCGAACGGATGCGCGCGGCAGGAATGGGGATCCCGGATCTGGCGAAGGCTGCAGGCATACCGAAGGCATCCCTGGAGCGCCTGTTTGTCGGCATGGCAACCGACCTGCCGGCAGCCGAGCTCGGGGCGGTCGCGGCCTTCTTCGGGGTGGAGCCGGAAGCGCTGACCCAGGCGGTGCAGACCGGTACCGGGCTGCCTGCGAAATCGTTTCGGGGCGAGCGGGTGCTGCTCCCGCTGCGCGTCCTGCGGCGGTCGTCGCGCAACCCGCGCAAGCACTTCGATCCGGAGACCTTGCGGCAGTTGGCGGACTCGATCCGGTCCTTCGGGATTCTGCAGAACCTGGTCGTGCGGCACGATCCCCAGCCGGGCCAGCCCGAATTCGTGATCGTCGCCGGCGAGCGGCGGTTCCGCGCGGCCAGCCTGCTGGCGGAGGCCGGAGACCTGGACCCCGATCAGCCGATCATCCCGGTGGCGGTGGTCGACGCCGACGACGCCCGTCACACGGCGATGGCCATCCTGGAGAACCTGCAGCGCGAGGCCGTCCACCCCCTGGACGAGGCGCAGGGCTTCGCCGACCTGATCGCCCTTGACCCTGACCGCTGGCGGCCGAGCACGATCGCGCAGGAGATCGGGTGCAGCGCGCGCCATGTGCAGCTGCGCGTCGGCATGTTGCAGAAGCTGTGCGACCAGGCGCAGCGTGCCATGCGTGCCGGCCTGCTGACCGTCTCCCAGGCCTATGTGCTGGGGACGGCCAGCCACGCGAGGCAGGCCGAGGTCCTCCGCCACATCGACCGTTACCAGACGCTGCAGCAGCTGCGTGACGCCGTCACCGACGGCCTGGTGCCCGTCACCCGCGCGAAGTTCGACCTCGACGGCTTCGCCGGCCGGATCATTACGCTGGACAACGGCGCCCGCTACTTCGCCGACCGGGAGGAGTTTCTGGCGGCCCAGCGCGCGGCCGGCAAGTCCCTGGCGGACGCGATGGCCGAGGCCTGGGCCTGGGCCGAGTTCCTGGAGGATGGCTGGTTTCCAGCAAACCGCTTCGAGCCGGAGCGCAGCGACGAGGCCGGCGCCGGCGTGCTGGTGCTGATGCACCCGATTACCGGTGTGATCACGATCCATGACGAGCTGCTGCCACGGCAGGAGCAAGCACGGCCTGCCCCTGCCCCTGCCCCTGCCCCGGAGCCGGAGACCTGGACCCCGTCGGTCGCGCCGCAGGACCAGACGACGGCAACCCAGGCCCCGGACGCGACGCAACGCCGGCGGGACGAGGAACAGGTGGCGCAGCTCCGCCAGTCGCTGGCCGACCGCATCGCCAAGGACAGCCGCACCGCCCTGGCGCTGCTGCTGGCGGATGCCTTGCGCAGCGAGGAGGATGCAGGGGTTCTCGAGCGCGGTCCCAGCGACGACCCTGGCCTGCCCGCGTCGCTGTGCCGATCTGGCGGACCGCTGGCCACTCTTGGCGGCGACGTCATGCCGATCGGCCGCGGTCGCGTGGCGGCCCGTGATGAGGAGGCCACGGGGCTGATCTTGAGCCGGCTGATGAGCATGCCGATGCTGCAGCTGCTCGAGGCTTTCGCCGCCTGGGTCGCCGACCATCTTGCGACTCCCGCCGGCGACCTGTCGCCGGCGCTCAGGGAACTCGCGCGGGGCTATGGAATCGCCACGCCAGGGCAGCCGCAACAGTCCGCTGATCAGGATGCACAGGACCTGGTCGACCGCGCCCGGCAGCCGGACCCGGCGCCCGATGCTGATCTGCCGCTGCTGATCACCTACAGCGGCGGTAACCAGATCGACGGGCGGTTGATGGAGAGATTCGCCGTGGCCGTCGCCCCCTTCATCGACGGACAACGGTCGGTCAAGGTCACGTTGCCTGACAGCAAGATCGGGCTGCAGCTGAGCCGGTGCGGCGATGACGAGAGCCGGTACGAGATATCGAGCTACATCGACCAGTCCGGCTGCCACTGGAGCCACAGCTGCATGAGCAAGACGAGGGTTGTCGCGTTCCTGCGCGAATGGCTCCGGAAGGAAGAAGCCGAGCGCAGGCTGACCATCCATTGA
- a CDS encoding type II toxin-antitoxin system HicB family antitoxin, with translation MIYPIVFDEEGGTVIASVPDLPGTHDEGATREEAAERVRQAALAMIQSLIDDREAVPDPSPADGRPVIVLPSQAWTKVLLHRALRDRGWRKADLARAIGADQKAVNRLFSLFHASRWDQVDEAFRALGKTFMPDVRDAA, from the coding sequence ATGATCTATCCCATCGTGTTCGACGAGGAGGGCGGCACCGTCATCGCCTCCGTCCCCGATCTGCCGGGCACCCACGACGAAGGCGCGACGCGCGAGGAGGCGGCCGAGCGGGTGCGGCAGGCCGCCCTCGCCATGATCCAATCCCTGATCGACGATCGCGAGGCGGTGCCCGATCCGTCGCCGGCCGACGGCCGGCCGGTGATCGTCCTGCCGTCGCAGGCCTGGACCAAGGTGCTGCTCCACCGCGCGCTGCGCGACCGCGGCTGGCGCAAGGCCGACCTCGCCCGCGCCATCGGCGCCGACCAGAAAGCGGTGAACCGCCTGTTCAGCTTGTTCCACGCCTCCCGCTGGGACCAGGTGGACGAGGCCTTCCGCGCGCTGGGCAAGACCTTCATGCCCGATGTCCGCGACGCCGCCTGA
- a CDS encoding BrnT family toxin gives MEFEWDDEKNERNYLKHGVRFDDAMYVFEGPTIVRPDLRDYGTETRFVTFGHVDGRLLAVVHTWRGNVCRIISARKANKREQRAYHSALLGHAPDSAS, from the coding sequence ATGGAATTCGAGTGGGATGATGAAAAGAACGAACGCAACTATCTAAAGCACGGCGTTCGTTTTGATGACGCGATGTATGTATTTGAAGGTCCTACCATAGTGCGGCCTGATCTCCGCGATTATGGTACGGAAACTCGGTTTGTGACTTTCGGTCACGTGGATGGTCGCCTCCTGGCGGTGGTCCACACTTGGCGCGGCAATGTCTGTCGCATCATCTCAGCAAGGAAGGCGAACAAACGTGAACAACGAGCGTATCATTCGGCGCTCCTTGGCCACGCCCCGGACTCAGCCAGCTGA
- a CDS encoding helix-turn-helix domain-containing protein, translated as MAIRSNTPGRPYLLVGQRIEALRLYAGLTVTEMAEVMGTSQSRYTTIQYGRALPDAEKLEPLCVRWGLSLDWIYRGDRRLMPVGIMDELDVKLQTLVDEEGRPHQRRPGRPAGTSRKRAPREED; from the coding sequence ATGGCAATCCGCTCGAACACCCCGGGCAGGCCGTACCTCTTGGTCGGTCAGCGAATAGAGGCATTGCGCCTGTATGCCGGCTTGACCGTGACTGAAATGGCCGAGGTGATGGGCACCTCGCAGTCCCGCTACACCACGATCCAGTACGGCCGGGCCCTGCCCGATGCCGAAAAGTTGGAGCCGCTGTGCGTGCGGTGGGGCCTGTCGCTGGACTGGATATACCGCGGCGACCGCCGCCTGATGCCGGTAGGCATCATGGACGAGCTGGACGTGAAGCTGCAGACGCTGGTGGACGAGGAGGGGCGGCCGCACCAGCGCCGACCAGGCCGGCCGGCCGGAACCAGCAGGAAGCGCGCACCGAGGGAGGAAGACTGA
- a CDS encoding tyrosine-type recombinase/integrase — protein MTVEQALVWYALEHGPDVRATKAIGVAIEHLSAWWGTRTVADVTRATVSAYRRHRESTGRGRGLTREQPAAGVAPATVDRELVVLRAALRWAHAVGRLTMVPKIEAGTERPPRDRWLTVSEAAQLLWTARRSPPHILLFTALALYTGARHSAIVELTWDRVDLQAGMIRYLPTGRSQTAKQRPTVPIPRPLLILLRKARKTAANPFVITWRGRPVESCRTGFRTVAARAGLAGVTPHVLRHTAGTWMAQRGVDTWQISGFLGHTEARTTALYKHHSPEYLDQARAAMEGRRRR, from the coding sequence TTGACGGTCGAGCAGGCCCTGGTCTGGTACGCCCTCGAACATGGGCCCGACGTGCGCGCCACGAAGGCGATCGGCGTGGCGATCGAGCACCTGTCCGCGTGGTGGGGCACCCGCACCGTTGCCGACGTCACCAGGGCCACCGTGTCGGCGTACCGCCGGCACCGGGAGAGCACCGGCCGCGGCCGCGGCTTGACCAGGGAGCAGCCGGCGGCTGGCGTCGCGCCGGCGACGGTCGACCGGGAACTGGTGGTGCTGCGTGCCGCCCTGCGCTGGGCCCATGCCGTCGGCCGCCTGACGATGGTCCCGAAGATAGAGGCCGGCACGGAACGCCCGCCGCGCGACCGCTGGCTGACCGTCTCGGAGGCTGCGCAGCTGCTGTGGACGGCCCGGCGATCGCCGCCGCACATCCTGCTCTTCACCGCGCTCGCGCTCTACACAGGGGCCCGCCACTCGGCGATCGTCGAACTGACGTGGGATCGGGTGGACCTGCAGGCCGGGATGATCCGCTACCTGCCGACCGGCCGCAGCCAGACGGCGAAGCAGCGGCCGACCGTTCCGATCCCGCGGCCGTTGCTGATCCTGCTGCGGAAAGCCCGCAAGACGGCGGCCAACCCCTTCGTGATCACCTGGCGCGGCCGGCCGGTGGAGAGCTGCCGCACCGGGTTCCGCACGGTGGCTGCCCGCGCAGGTCTCGCCGGCGTGACGCCCCACGTGCTGCGCCATACCGCCGGCACATGGATGGCCCAGCGCGGCGTCGATACTTGGCAGATCAGCGGCTTCCTGGGCCACACCGAGGCCCGGACCACCGCCCTCTACAAGCACCACAGCCCAGAGTACCTGGACCAGGCCCGGGCGGCCATGGAGGGCCGCCGGCGCCGCTGA
- a CDS encoding DUF6362 family protein → MASRKDRKARNRAARRATKQLSAAQLRDRAARSMLAQAESLRTSFWISNTTHLPQPNILTERRHVTYPMPIDGGAGARSATCWQLATVAEAVEPWRPAPGDPALEGPWSGSGGWTADLVREWLAEAMETLRTCPSDHPGGWRSSMPDVVRQAALAYGWDAPRIRLVPSPAALGRLDIVLQWLFLLDDVDQRKAVVGVAMGLSLRRIARTIGRSHTHVATLERRAVEDLVAILNGEAVEG, encoded by the coding sequence ATGGCCAGCAGGAAGGACAGGAAGGCCCGCAACCGGGCCGCCCGGCGCGCTACGAAGCAGCTCTCGGCGGCCCAGCTGCGCGACCGCGCGGCGCGGTCGATGCTGGCACAGGCGGAGTCGCTGAGGACGTCCTTCTGGATCAGCAACACCACCCACCTGCCGCAGCCCAACATCCTGACGGAGCGCCGCCACGTGACCTATCCCATGCCGATCGACGGCGGCGCCGGCGCCCGCAGCGCCACCTGCTGGCAACTGGCCACCGTCGCCGAGGCCGTGGAGCCGTGGCGGCCGGCGCCGGGCGATCCGGCGCTGGAAGGCCCGTGGAGCGGTTCCGGCGGGTGGACCGCTGACCTGGTGCGGGAATGGCTGGCAGAGGCCATGGAGACGCTGCGGACGTGCCCCAGCGACCATCCCGGGGGGTGGAGGTCCTCCATGCCCGACGTGGTCCGGCAGGCCGCCCTCGCCTACGGCTGGGACGCACCCCGGATCCGGCTGGTTCCGTCGCCGGCCGCGCTCGGCCGGCTCGACATCGTGCTGCAGTGGCTGTTCCTGCTCGACGACGTCGACCAGCGGAAGGCCGTGGTCGGGGTGGCCATGGGGCTGTCGTTGCGCCGGATCGCCCGGACGATCGGACGGTCACACACGCATGTGGCGACCCTGGAGCGGCGCGCGGTCGAAGACCTGGTGGCAATCCTGAACGGGGAGGCGGTGGAAGGGTGA
- a CDS encoding host-nuclease inhibitor Gam family protein yields MGSTPTDTAIRDADEASRVLAEIGEINRGLARITTELVGGITALRTAADTRAAPLAARKERLSSQLEQWARAERARLGPTIILPAGRLEWRTVPMIGRINDHGAVFTHSKSPSAKPTAKNIICKTIADAREVFVIAPS; encoded by the coding sequence ATGGGTAGCACGCCGACGGACACCGCGATCAGAGACGCAGACGAGGCCTCGCGCGTCCTGGCGGAGATCGGCGAGATCAATCGAGGCCTCGCCCGGATCACGACCGAGCTGGTCGGCGGCATCACTGCGCTGCGCACCGCTGCGGATACCCGTGCCGCGCCTCTGGCTGCGCGAAAAGAGCGGCTGTCCAGCCAGCTGGAGCAATGGGCACGGGCGGAACGGGCGCGGTTGGGCCCGACGATCATCCTGCCGGCGGGCCGGCTGGAGTGGCGAACCGTTCCGATGATCGGGCGGATTAATGATCATGGCGCAGTATTTACACATTCAAAGTCACCGTCCGCAAAACCCACAGCGAAAAACATTATCTGCAAGACAATTGCGGACGCCCGTGAGGTGTTCGTGATCGCGCCATCATGA
- a CDS encoding MarR family transcriptional regulator, producing the protein MTADLPGPAGWSGPYDPEQYLQAVSEIEAFDTWADAVGMRDPAIRALWLAIARADLAGEPLTTADLYQRTGVSRYVVSRMVRRWASQKLLVAERNPLNQRHTIVCLTKDGRRYLMKALEAVIERNISV; encoded by the coding sequence ATGACTGCCGATCTGCCCGGTCCTGCGGGCTGGTCGGGACCATACGACCCGGAACAGTACCTGCAGGCAGTATCTGAGATCGAGGCCTTCGACACGTGGGCCGACGCCGTCGGAATGCGCGACCCGGCGATCAGAGCCCTGTGGCTGGCGATTGCCCGTGCCGATCTGGCAGGGGAGCCCCTGACCACTGCGGACCTCTACCAGCGCACCGGCGTGTCCCGTTACGTCGTCTCGCGCATGGTGCGGCGTTGGGCGTCGCAGAAACTCTTGGTCGCCGAGCGAAACCCATTGAACCAGCGACATACTATAGTATGCTTGACCAAGGATGGCCGCCGGTACCTGATGAAGGCGCTGGAAGCAGTGATCGAGCGGAATATTTCGGTTTAG
- a CDS encoding replication protein RepA, protein MAEIHKLIVQNGKQAALSLASEDIVNIAAGVLGDERGDLGYTYSGLCLTALPHRKIPDDQLWERQGHRVKLVVEPGRLQVGNQLRLYGVPYGARARMILIYLITQAVRTDSREIALGRSMRAWLEAMGVTVGGETAKAFREQSMRIAACSMRFFWETEKGANGFEKGGIVRRGLLFGDSIDIGPQPRLFDDTVVLDEVFFRAAKEHPVPLLETAVRHLRDRSMSLDIYVWLAYRLHVLDRPTPVTWTALHSQFGGGFKEARFFRRPFLEALEAATAAYPDARVELADDGSGLILHPSRPPVGKLLGA, encoded by the coding sequence ATGGCTGAGATACACAAGCTCATCGTCCAGAACGGCAAGCAAGCGGCCCTTTCGCTTGCCAGCGAGGACATCGTCAACATCGCGGCCGGCGTGCTCGGCGATGAACGCGGTGATCTGGGCTATACCTATTCGGGCCTGTGCCTCACCGCGCTGCCCCATCGCAAGATTCCAGACGACCAGCTGTGGGAGCGGCAGGGGCATCGGGTAAAGCTGGTGGTCGAGCCCGGCCGCCTGCAGGTCGGCAATCAACTGCGGCTGTACGGCGTACCCTACGGCGCTCGTGCCCGCATGATCCTGATCTACCTGATCACCCAGGCGGTGCGGACGGATAGCAGGGAGATCGCGCTGGGCCGATCCATGCGGGCTTGGCTCGAAGCCATGGGCGTCACCGTCGGAGGCGAAACCGCGAAAGCATTTCGCGAACAGTCGATGAGGATCGCCGCTTGCAGCATGCGGTTCTTCTGGGAGACTGAGAAGGGCGCCAACGGCTTTGAAAAGGGCGGCATCGTGCGCCGCGGCCTCCTCTTTGGCGATTCCATCGACATTGGCCCCCAGCCCCGGCTTTTCGACGACACGGTGGTGTTGGACGAGGTGTTCTTCCGCGCTGCGAAGGAGCATCCAGTGCCGTTGCTCGAAACGGCAGTGCGGCACCTGCGCGATCGCTCCATGTCGCTCGACATCTACGTGTGGCTCGCTTATCGGCTCCACGTGCTCGACCGTCCGACGCCGGTCACCTGGACGGCGCTCCACAGCCAGTTTGGCGGTGGGTTCAAGGAGGCCCGGTTCTTCCGGCGCCCCTTCCTGGAGGCCCTGGAAGCCGCCACTGCCGCCTACCCGGACGCTCGGGTGGAACTGGCCGATGATGGATCCGGCCTGATCCTCCACCCCAGTCGGCCACCCGTTGGAAAGCTCCTCGGGGCGTGA